In the genome of Rhodoferax sp. BAB1, one region contains:
- a CDS encoding LysR family transcriptional regulator: protein MRNYTLKQLQTFIEVAREKSVSRAAERLFVTQPAVSMQIRQLEEAFGLSLIEPVGRNIQLTHAGNEFLTHAIAALGKLKDLEASMAEHVGAKKGRIELGIVSTAKYFVPMLLVRFTKLMPGIDIALHIDNRDNILGMLARNELDLVVMGRAPGNLDCEATPFASNPLGIVAPPDHPLVRRKRMAFDILKDYPFVVREQGSGTRAAMERLFQQYEIPIKVAMEMPSNETIKQAVMAGMGLSFLSMRTVRHELAAGHLALLDISGMPIVGKWYVTHLGQKKLSPAAQSFKKFLIEQAEPLIDSWA from the coding sequence ATGCGCAACTACACGCTCAAGCAACTGCAGACTTTCATCGAGGTTGCCCGCGAAAAATCCGTTTCCCGGGCGGCCGAACGCCTTTTCGTCACGCAACCGGCCGTGTCCATGCAGATCCGCCAGCTGGAAGAGGCCTTCGGCCTCTCGCTGATAGAACCGGTGGGGCGCAACATCCAGCTCACCCACGCCGGCAACGAGTTCCTGACCCACGCCATCGCCGCCCTGGGCAAGCTCAAGGACCTGGAAGCCAGCATGGCCGAGCACGTGGGGGCCAAAAAAGGCCGCATCGAGCTGGGCATCGTCAGCACGGCCAAGTACTTCGTGCCCATGCTGCTGGTGCGCTTCACCAAGCTGATGCCGGGCATCGACATCGCCCTGCACATCGACAACCGCGACAACATCCTGGGCATGCTCGCGCGCAACGAGCTGGATCTGGTGGTCATGGGCCGCGCCCCGGGCAACCTCGACTGCGAAGCCACCCCCTTCGCCAGCAACCCGCTGGGCATCGTGGCGCCGCCCGACCACCCCCTGGTGCGCCGCAAGCGCATGGCTTTCGACATCCTGAAAGACTATCCCTTTGTCGTGCGCGAACAGGGTTCGGGCACACGGGCGGCCATGGAGCGCCTGTTCCAGCAGTACGAAATCCCGATCAAGGTGGCGATGGAGATGCCCAGCAACGAAACCATCAAGCAGGCCGTCATGGCCGGCATGGGCCTGTCCTTCCTCTCCATGCGCACGGTGCGCCACGAGCTGGCCGCCGGCCACCTGGCCCTGCTGGACATCAGCGGCATGCCCATCGTGGGCAAGTGGTACGTGACCCATCTGGGCCAGAAAAAGCTCTCGCCCGCGGCGCAGTCCTTCAAGAAATTCCTGATCGAGCAGGCCGAGCCGCTGATCGACTCCTGGGCCTGA
- a CDS encoding HAD-IA family hydrolase, whose protein sequence is MTQPTLQALIFDVDGTIADTESLHLEAFNYAFNELDLGWHWDPALYTELLEVSGGKERVQHYWKQINPDIKSIDAQGVQDTVNRIHELKTAYYEGAINGGAIGLRPGILELFDEAAGAGVQLAIATTTSPVNIAALLRRAMGPGWRHAFAAIGDGSTAPLKKPHPMVYEQILQILQLDPRQCLAFEDSGNGLKAATLAGLATVITPTQYTRHHDFSRAMHVLPDLGGVHLSDLRLWHQAHWSGERLLTVDQ, encoded by the coding sequence ATGACCCAGCCCACGCTACAAGCCCTGATCTTCGACGTCGACGGCACCATCGCCGACACCGAGAGCCTGCACCTGGAGGCCTTCAACTACGCCTTCAATGAGCTGGACCTGGGCTGGCACTGGGACCCCGCGCTGTACACCGAACTGCTGGAAGTTTCCGGCGGCAAGGAGCGTGTGCAGCATTACTGGAAGCAGATCAACCCCGACATCAAGTCCATCGATGCCCAGGGCGTCCAGGACACGGTCAATCGCATCCACGAACTCAAGACCGCCTACTACGAGGGCGCCATCAACGGCGGTGCCATCGGCCTGCGTCCGGGCATCCTCGAGCTGTTCGACGAAGCGGCCGGCGCCGGTGTGCAGCTGGCCATTGCCACCACCACCTCCCCGGTCAACATCGCGGCCCTGCTGCGCCGTGCCATGGGGCCGGGCTGGCGCCACGCCTTCGCGGCCATCGGCGACGGCTCCACGGCACCGCTTAAGAAGCCGCACCCCATGGTCTACGAGCAGATCCTGCAGATCCTGCAACTCGATCCGCGCCAGTGCCTGGCGTTCGAGGATTCGGGCAACGGCCTGAAGGCCGCCACGCTGGCCGGCCTGGCCACCGTGATCACGCCCACGCAGTACACGCGCCACCACGACTTCAGCCGCGCCATGCACGTCCTGCCCGACCTGGGGGGCGTACACCTGTCCGACCTGCGGTTATGGCACCAGGCGCACTGGTCCGGCGAACGCCTCCTGACCGTCGATCAATAA
- a CDS encoding Crp/Fnr family transcriptional regulator: MIPIKTESAWRGTSDCRNCGIRDMVLFADLNEQDFGMIHAPIDDLEFAAGEALYSEGSRAQGIYTLRRGMIKLVRVTTDGRQRIVRVLRPGDVAGLEALGGGHFDCDAVALSGIAVCRIPLEVIHTLGASSPRLHLRLMQKWQAALRDADDWLADLNFGTARQRVSNFILKMRSPTDDRTVTLFARDDMGAMLDLKLETVSREVSRLVREAVIEPLDKQGRVYRLHEPQRLLQAA; the protein is encoded by the coding sequence ATGATCCCGATCAAGACTGAATCCGCCTGGCGCGGCACATCGGACTGCCGCAACTGCGGCATCCGTGACATGGTGCTGTTTGCCGACCTCAACGAGCAGGATTTCGGGATGATCCACGCGCCGATCGACGATCTCGAATTCGCAGCGGGTGAGGCGCTGTACAGCGAGGGTTCGCGGGCCCAGGGGATCTACACGCTGCGCCGCGGCATGATCAAGCTGGTGCGGGTGACGACCGACGGCCGCCAGCGCATCGTGCGTGTGCTGCGGCCGGGTGATGTGGCGGGCCTGGAGGCGCTGGGCGGCGGGCATTTCGACTGCGATGCCGTGGCCCTGAGCGGGATTGCCGTCTGCCGCATCCCGCTGGAGGTGATCCACACCCTGGGCGCGAGCAGCCCGCGCCTGCACCTGCGCCTGATGCAGAAATGGCAGGCGGCGCTCAGGGACGCCGATGACTGGCTGGCCGACCTGAACTTCGGCACGGCACGCCAGCGTGTCTCCAACTTCATCCTGAAGATGCGCAGCCCGACCGACGACCGCACCGTCACCCTGTTCGCGCGCGACGACATGGGCGCCATGCTGGACCTGAAGCTGGAGACCGTGAGCCGCGAGGTCAGCCGCCTGGTGCGCGAGGCGGTGATCGAGCCGCTGGACAAGCAGGGCCGCGTTTACCGCCTGCACGAGCCGCAGCGTCTGCTGCAGGCGGCCTGA
- the cbbX gene encoding CbbX protein — protein sequence MSAPSYSIPGVASAAPAGPADTTADAAASMAMVDSGARSVAQVLAQSQVEDVLAELERDLVGLAPVKARIRDIAALLVIDKLRINLGLTSQAPSLHMSFTGNPGTGKTTVAMRMAQILHRLGYARKGHMVAVTRDDLVGQYIGHTAPKTKEVLKKAMGGVLFIDEAYYLYRPENERDYGQEAIEILLQVMENQRDDLVVILAGYKDRMDTFFQSNPGMSSRIAHHLDFPDYSVGELMQISGKMLETQNYRFGPGAAEAFDRYLQLRIGQPHFANARSVRNALDRARLRQASRLFAERDRELSRDDLTTIEAQDILASRLFKTE from the coding sequence ATGAGTGCCCCCAGTTATTCCATTCCCGGCGTCGCGTCGGCCGCCCCCGCGGGCCCGGCCGACACCACTGCCGATGCCGCCGCCTCCATGGCCATGGTGGACAGCGGCGCGCGCAGCGTGGCGCAGGTGCTGGCGCAATCGCAGGTCGAAGACGTCTTGGCCGAACTGGAGCGTGACCTGGTCGGCCTGGCGCCGGTCAAGGCGCGCATCCGCGACATTGCCGCCCTGCTGGTGATCGACAAGCTGCGCATCAACCTGGGCCTGACCAGCCAGGCGCCCAGCCTGCACATGAGTTTCACCGGCAACCCGGGCACGGGCAAGACCACGGTGGCCATGCGCATGGCGCAGATCCTGCACCGCCTGGGGTATGCGCGCAAAGGGCACATGGTGGCGGTCACGCGCGACGACCTGGTGGGCCAGTACATCGGCCATACCGCACCCAAGACCAAGGAAGTGCTCAAGAAAGCCATGGGCGGCGTGCTCTTCATCGACGAGGCCTACTACCTCTACCGCCCCGAGAACGAGCGTGACTACGGCCAGGAGGCCATCGAGATCCTGCTGCAGGTGATGGAGAACCAGCGCGACGATCTGGTCGTGATCCTGGCCGGCTACAAGGACCGGATGGACACCTTCTTCCAGTCCAACCCGGGCATGTCCTCACGGATTGCCCACCACCTGGACTTTCCCGACTACTCGGTCGGCGAGCTGATGCAGATTTCCGGGAAAATGCTGGAGACGCAGAATTACCGCTTCGGCCCCGGTGCGGCCGAGGCCTTCGACCGGTACCTGCAATTGCGCATCGGCCAGCCGCATTTCGCCAACGCACGCAGCGTGCGCAACGCACTGGACCGGGCCCGTCTGCGCCAGGCCAGCCGCCTGTTTGCCGAGCGCGACCGTGAACTGAGCCGGGACGACCTGACGACCATCGAGGCGCAGGACATCCTGGCCAGCCGACTGTTTAAAACCGAGTGA
- a CDS encoding LysR family transcriptional regulator: MKNATFRQLRVFSEVARQLSFSKAAQALHLTPPAVTMQIKELEGHVGLPLFERSGRQVALTTAGEYMLVYARKILATLKDAEDAAARLQKLEIGTLTIGMVSTAKYFLPRLLAEFQREHDGIEVRLIVGNREQLLRMLQGNEVDIAIMGRPPKEMATRAEPFAAHPHVFVAPVDHPLLKRGQLGVSSLQPYSFIVREQGSGTRAAMEKFFADANFEPKVTMEMSSNETIKQAVMAGMGLSFLSLHTIGLELDNQLVAILDVQGSPVVRAWNVVHTLSKLLSPAAEAFRYFILERGEVFLAEQYGRHIRMAPVGTGG; this comes from the coding sequence ATGAAGAACGCCACCTTTCGCCAGCTTCGGGTGTTCAGCGAGGTCGCCCGCCAGCTCAGCTTCAGCAAGGCCGCGCAGGCGCTGCACCTCACGCCACCGGCCGTGACCATGCAGATCAAGGAGCTTGAGGGCCATGTGGGACTGCCCCTGTTCGAACGCAGCGGCCGCCAGGTGGCGCTGACCACGGCCGGCGAATACATGCTGGTCTATGCCCGCAAGATCCTGGCCACGCTGAAGGACGCAGAGGACGCCGCCGCGCGCCTGCAGAAGCTGGAGATCGGCACGCTGACCATCGGCATGGTCAGCACGGCCAAGTACTTCCTGCCGCGGCTGCTGGCCGAGTTCCAGCGCGAGCACGATGGCATCGAGGTGCGCCTGATCGTCGGCAACCGCGAGCAGCTGCTGCGCATGCTGCAGGGCAATGAGGTGGACATCGCCATCATGGGCCGCCCCCCGAAGGAGATGGCCACGCGCGCCGAGCCCTTTGCCGCCCATCCGCACGTCTTCGTGGCGCCGGTGGACCACCCGCTGCTCAAGCGCGGCCAGCTGGGGGTGTCCTCGCTGCAGCCCTACAGCTTCATCGTGCGCGAGCAGGGTTCGGGCACACGGGCGGCCATGGAGAAGTTTTTCGCGGATGCGAACTTCGAACCCAAGGTGACGATGGAGATGTCGAGCAACGAAACCATCAAGCAGGCCGTCATGGCCGGCATGGGCCTGAGCTTCCTTTCGCTGCACACCATCGGCCTGGAGCTGGACAACCAGCTGGTGGCCATCCTCGACGTCCAGGGCTCCCCGGTGGTGCGTGCCTGGAACGTGGTGCACACCCTGTCCAAGCTGCTGTCGCCAGCGGCCGAGGCCTTCCGCTACTTCATCCTGGAGCGCGGTGAAGTCTTCCTGGCCGAGCAGTACGGGCGCCACATCCGCATGGCCCCGGTCGGGACCGGCGGCTGA
- a CDS encoding ribulose bisphosphate carboxylase small subunit, producing MMTNPTGRLTQGQFSFLPDLTDAEITLQIEYGLKKGYAWSVEYTDDPHPRNTYWEMFGMPMFDLQDAAGVLMEVKNCRKAFPNLYIRLMAFDSTRNIESIAMSFIVNRPKTEGGFMLERQEIGGRSMRYTTRGYGANKPEGERY from the coding sequence ATGATGACCAACCCCACCGGCCGCCTGACCCAGGGCCAGTTCAGCTTCCTGCCCGACCTGACGGACGCCGAAATCACGCTGCAGATCGAGTACGGCCTCAAGAAAGGCTACGCCTGGAGCGTGGAATACACCGACGATCCGCATCCGCGCAACACCTACTGGGAAATGTTCGGCATGCCCATGTTCGACCTGCAGGATGCTGCCGGCGTGTTGATGGAGGTGAAGAACTGCCGCAAGGCCTTCCCCAACCTCTACATCCGCCTGATGGCCTTCGACTCCACCCGCAATATCGAGTCGATCGCGATGAGCTTCATCGTGAACCGGCCGAAGACCGAAGGCGGTTTCATGCTGGAGCGCCAGGAAATCGGTGGCCGCTCGATGCGCTACACCACGCGCGGTTACGGTGCCAACAAGCCGGAAGGCGAGCGCTATTGA
- a CDS encoding form I ribulose bisphosphate carboxylase large subunit, with translation MSSSTQITDAKKRYSAGVLKYKQMGYWMPDYVPKETDTICLFRITPQDGVDPEEAAAAVAGESSTATWTVVWTDRLTACDSYRAKAYKVQPVPNNPGQYFAWVAYDLILFEEGSISNMTASLIGNVFSFKPLKAARLEDIRIPVAYLKTFKGPPTGLVVERERLDKFGRPLLGATTKPKLGLSGRNYGRVIYEGLKGGLDFMKDDENINSQPFMHWRDRFLYVMDGVNKAQAVTGEVKGSYLNVTGATMEDIYERAEFAKELGSVVIMLDLVIGWSAIQSMANWARKNDMIVHMHRAGHGTYTRQKNHGVSFRVIAKWLRMAGVDHLHTGTAVGKLEGDPMTVQGYYNVCRDSYTKADLPRGLFFDQDWADTKKVMPVASGGIHAGQMHQLIDLFGDDVILQFGGGTIGHPQGIQAGAVANRVALECMVKARNEGKDIKNEGPAILKKAAQTCGPLKAALDTWGDISFNYQSTDSSDFAVTPAVA, from the coding sequence ATGAGCAGTTCGACCCAGATCACCGACGCCAAGAAGCGCTATAGCGCAGGCGTTCTGAAATACAAGCAGATGGGCTACTGGATGCCCGACTACGTGCCCAAGGAGACGGACACGATCTGCCTGTTCCGTATCACCCCGCAGGACGGTGTGGACCCCGAAGAGGCCGCCGCCGCCGTGGCCGGCGAATCCTCCACCGCCACCTGGACGGTGGTATGGACCGACCGCCTGACCGCCTGCGACAGCTACCGCGCCAAGGCCTACAAGGTGCAGCCGGTGCCGAACAACCCGGGCCAGTACTTTGCCTGGGTGGCCTATGACCTGATCCTCTTTGAAGAGGGCTCGATCTCCAACATGACGGCCAGCCTGATCGGCAACGTGTTCTCCTTCAAGCCGCTCAAGGCAGCGCGCCTGGAAGACATCCGCATCCCGGTGGCCTACCTCAAGACCTTCAAGGGCCCGCCGACCGGACTGGTCGTCGAGCGCGAGCGCCTGGACAAGTTCGGCCGTCCCCTGCTGGGCGCCACCACCAAGCCCAAGCTGGGCCTGTCGGGTCGCAACTACGGCCGCGTGATCTATGAAGGCCTCAAGGGCGGCCTGGACTTCATGAAGGACGACGAGAACATCAACTCGCAGCCTTTCATGCACTGGCGTGACCGTTTCCTCTACGTGATGGACGGCGTGAACAAGGCACAGGCCGTGACCGGCGAGGTCAAGGGCAGCTACCTTAACGTGACCGGCGCCACGATGGAAGACATCTACGAGCGCGCCGAGTTCGCCAAGGAGCTGGGTTCGGTCGTGATCATGCTGGACCTGGTGATCGGCTGGTCCGCCATCCAGTCCATGGCCAACTGGGCCCGCAAGAACGACATGATCGTGCACATGCACCGTGCCGGTCACGGTACCTACACCCGCCAGAAGAACCACGGCGTGAGCTTCCGTGTGATCGCCAAGTGGCTGCGCATGGCCGGTGTCGACCACCTGCACACCGGCACCGCCGTGGGCAAGCTCGAAGGTGACCCGATGACCGTGCAGGGTTACTACAACGTCTGCCGCGACAGCTACACCAAGGCCGACCTGCCGCGCGGCCTGTTCTTCGACCAGGACTGGGCCGACACCAAGAAGGTGATGCCGGTGGCTTCGGGCGGCATCCATGCCGGCCAGATGCACCAGCTGATCGACCTCTTCGGCGACGACGTGATCCTGCAGTTCGGCGGCGGCACCATCGGCCACCCGCAGGGCATCCAGGCCGGTGCCGTGGCCAACCGCGTGGCGCTCGAATGCATGGTCAAGGCCCGCAACGAAGGCAAGGACATCAAGAACGAAGGTCCGGCAATCCTGAAGAAGGCCGCCCAGACCTGTGGTCCGCTGAAAGCCGCGCTGGACACCTGGGGCGACATCAGCTTCAACTACCAGTCGACCGACAGCAGCGACTTCGCCGTCACGCCCGCCGTGGCCTGA
- a CDS encoding class II glutamine amidotransferase, whose protein sequence is MCELLAISSRQAARLSFSLSALAAHTTPGQSSRDGWGVACYQGHEAALYREAAPASDSPLARLLASAGPPTTLALSHIRHATRGAITLANTQPFLRELGGRSHVFAHNGDLPGLLDAPGFALTQFRPVGETDSEHAFCALLARLAPLWQGQGVPALQDRLDVVSTFASGLRALGPANFLYADGEVLFAHGHQRIQADGRIAPPGLYWLQRRCTQEDDALQTEGLCVGGGYQQVLLLASVPLSAEPWVALAEGETVAVRGGELLARRRA, encoded by the coding sequence ATGTGTGAACTGCTCGCCATCTCCAGCCGGCAAGCCGCCCGCCTGAGCTTCTCGCTGTCGGCGCTCGCTGCGCACACCACGCCCGGCCAGAGCAGCCGCGACGGCTGGGGCGTCGCCTGCTACCAGGGCCATGAGGCGGCGCTTTACCGCGAGGCCGCCCCGGCCAGCGACAGCCCGCTGGCGCGCCTGCTGGCCAGCGCAGGGCCGCCCACCACCCTGGCCCTCTCGCACATACGCCACGCCACCCGCGGTGCCATCACGCTGGCCAACACCCAGCCCTTCCTGCGCGAACTGGGCGGTCGCAGCCATGTCTTCGCCCACAACGGCGACCTGCCCGGCCTCCTGGACGCCCCGGGCTTCGCGCTGACGCAGTTCCGTCCGGTGGGCGAGACCGACTCCGAGCACGCCTTCTGCGCGCTGCTGGCACGGCTGGCGCCGCTGTGGCAAGGCCAGGGTGTGCCGGCCTTGCAGGATCGCCTGGACGTCGTGAGCACCTTCGCGTCCGGGCTGCGCGCCCTCGGCCCCGCCAACTTCCTCTATGCCGACGGCGAGGTGCTGTTCGCGCATGGCCACCAGCGCATCCAGGCGGACGGCCGCATCGCGCCGCCGGGCCTGTACTGGCTGCAGCGCCGCTGCACACAGGAAGACGACGCGCTGCAGACCGAGGGCCTCTGTGTAGGCGGCGGTTACCAGCAGGTGCTGCTGCTGGCCAGCGTGCCCCTGAGCGCAGAGCCCTGGGTGGCCCTGGCCGAAGGCGAGACCGTGGCCGTGCGCGGTGGTGAGTTGCTGGCGCGCCGCCGGGCCTGA
- a CDS encoding TlpA disulfide reductase family protein — protein sequence MNPQRRQLVAGSALLAGTLALGRSAGAQSAPAAPSSPGVEAKAGPLPAVGTSLALPEVPLLDGTVFRPAQAEGRVLVIYWWASTCPFCALQSPEMQKLWDSQRVLGNRGVLLLTLSIDRKREDATAYLQKKGYTFPAGYVTPEIQRVLPKPRGLPITLVRGRDGRVLQAERGQLFPEDVELLARWAG from the coding sequence ATGAATCCGCAACGCAGACAGCTGGTCGCCGGCAGCGCACTCCTGGCCGGCACCCTGGCCCTGGGCCGGTCAGCAGGGGCGCAGTCGGCACCCGCCGCGCCCTCCTCGCCCGGGGTCGAGGCCAAGGCCGGCCCACTGCCCGCCGTTGGCACATCGCTGGCCCTCCCCGAAGTACCGCTGCTCGACGGCACGGTATTCCGACCGGCCCAGGCCGAAGGCCGGGTGCTGGTGATCTACTGGTGGGCCAGCACCTGCCCCTTCTGCGCCCTGCAGAGCCCCGAGATGCAAAAGCTCTGGGACAGCCAGCGCGTGCTGGGCAACAGGGGCGTGTTGCTGCTGACACTCTCCATCGACCGCAAGCGCGAAGACGCCACGGCCTACCTGCAGAAAAAGGGCTACACCTTCCCGGCCGGCTACGTCACGCCGGAGATCCAGCGTGTGCTGCCCAAACCCCGGGGCCTGCCCATCACCCTGGTGCGCGGGCGCGACGGCCGCGTGCTGCAGGCCGAGCGCGGCCAGCTGTTTCCGGAAGACGTGGAACTGCTGGCGCGCTGGGCCGGCTGA
- a CDS encoding phosphoribulokinase, translating into MSERHPIIAITGSSGAGTSTVTRTFANIFRREGVKAAIIEGDSFHRYNRKEMKLKASEAEKTGNKHFSHFGSDNNLFGELESLFANYAKSGTGQARKYLHNEEEAAPYKQEPGTFTPWEALPADTDMLFYEGLHGAVVTPAHNIAQHPDLRIGVVPVINLEWIQKLWRDKHQRGYSTEAVTDTILRRMPDYVNYIVPQFAHTHVNFQRVPMVDTSNPFISRDIPSADESMVVIRFANPKGIDFPYLLNMIDDSWMSRANTICVPGGKMELAMQLIFTPFVWRMMERRKRALGAN; encoded by the coding sequence GTGTCTGAACGTCATCCCATCATCGCGATCACCGGCTCATCGGGGGCCGGAACGTCCACCGTGACGCGCACTTTCGCCAACATCTTCCGCCGTGAAGGCGTGAAGGCCGCCATCATCGAGGGCGACAGCTTCCACCGCTACAACCGCAAGGAGATGAAGCTCAAGGCCAGCGAGGCGGAGAAGACCGGGAACAAGCACTTCAGCCATTTCGGCTCCGACAACAACCTGTTCGGCGAACTCGAGAGCCTGTTTGCCAACTACGCCAAATCCGGCACCGGTCAGGCACGCAAGTACCTGCACAACGAGGAAGAGGCGGCGCCCTACAAGCAGGAGCCCGGCACCTTCACGCCCTGGGAAGCGCTGCCGGCCGACACCGACATGCTGTTCTACGAAGGCCTGCACGGCGCCGTGGTCACGCCCGCGCACAACATCGCCCAGCATCCGGACCTGCGCATCGGCGTGGTGCCGGTGATCAACCTGGAATGGATCCAGAAGCTCTGGCGCGACAAGCACCAGCGCGGCTACAGCACCGAGGCGGTGACCGACACCATCCTGCGTCGCATGCCCGACTACGTGAACTACATCGTGCCGCAGTTCGCGCACACGCACGTGAACTTCCAGCGTGTGCCCATGGTGGACACCTCCAACCCCTTCATCTCGCGCGACATCCCCTCGGCCGACGAGAGCATGGTGGTGATCCGTTTCGCCAATCCCAAGGGCATCGACTTCCCCTATCTGCTCAACATGATCGACGATTCCTGGATGAGCCGCGCCAACACCATCTGCGTGCCCGGCGGCAAGATGGAACTGGCCATGCAACTGATCTTCACGCCCTTCGTCTGGCGCATGATGGAACGGCGCAAGCGCGCGCTGGGAGCGAACTGA
- a CDS encoding class 1 fructose-bisphosphatase → MPLSKRTTLTQFLIEERRRFPDARGDFNALILDVALACKAIARAVAFGELGGVLGNQNGDNGGSVNVQGETQKKLDVLSNDLFTRLNEWGGHLAGMASEEMDLPYQIPAKQPRGKYLLVFDPLDGSSNIDVNVSVGSIFSILRAPEDVVKSGRDVTDADFFQPGTRQVAAGYALYGPTTMLVLTVGNGVNGFTLDPNLGEFMLTHPKMQIPADTQEFAINASNSRFWEAPIKRYVDECMAGKTGARGKDFNMRWIASMVAEAHRILMRGGVFMYPKDTKDPTKPGRLRLLYEANPVGFIMEQAGGRASTGRQPMLTVQPTSLHQRIGLIFGSKNEVERIERYHAEPAKVQDDNPLFHERGLFRV, encoded by the coding sequence ATGCCGCTGTCCAAACGCACCACCCTGACCCAGTTCCTGATCGAGGAGCGCCGTCGCTTCCCCGACGCCCGGGGCGACTTCAATGCGCTGATCCTCGACGTGGCCTTGGCCTGCAAGGCCATTGCGCGCGCAGTGGCCTTCGGCGAGCTCGGTGGCGTGCTGGGCAACCAGAACGGCGACAACGGCGGCAGCGTGAACGTGCAGGGCGAGACGCAGAAGAAGCTCGACGTGCTGAGCAACGACCTCTTCACGCGCCTGAACGAGTGGGGTGGTCACCTGGCCGGCATGGCCTCCGAAGAGATGGACCTGCCCTACCAGATCCCGGCCAAGCAACCGCGCGGCAAGTACCTGCTGGTGTTCGACCCGCTGGACGGCTCCAGCAACATCGACGTCAATGTCTCGGTCGGCAGCATCTTTTCCATCCTGCGCGCGCCCGAGGACGTGGTCAAGTCCGGCCGCGATGTCACCGATGCCGACTTCTTCCAGCCCGGCACCCGGCAGGTGGCCGCTGGCTACGCGCTCTACGGCCCCACCACCATGCTGGTGCTGACGGTGGGCAACGGCGTCAACGGCTTCACGCTCGACCCCAACCTGGGCGAGTTCATGCTCACGCACCCGAAGATGCAGATTCCGGCCGACACGCAGGAGTTCGCCATCAACGCCTCCAACAGCCGCTTCTGGGAAGCGCCGATCAAGCGTTATGTCGATGAATGCATGGCTGGCAAGACCGGTGCACGCGGCAAGGACTTCAACATGCGCTGGATCGCCTCCATGGTGGCCGAGGCGCACCGCATCCTGATGCGTGGCGGCGTCTTCATGTACCCCAAGGACACCAAGGACCCGACCAAACCGGGCCGCCTGCGCCTGTTGTACGAGGCCAATCCCGTGGGTTTCATCATGGAGCAGGCCGGTGGCCGCGCCAGCACGGGCCGCCAGCCCATGCTGACGGTCCAGCCGACCTCGCTGCACCAGCGTATCGGCCTGATCTTCGGCTCGAAGAACGAGGTGGAACGCATCGAGCGCTACCACGCCGAGCCCGCCAAGGTCCAGGACGACAACCCGCTGTTCCATGAGCGCGGCCTGTTCAGAGTATGA